From Aquila chrysaetos chrysaetos chromosome 3, bAquChr1.4, whole genome shotgun sequence, the proteins below share one genomic window:
- the CBFA2T2 gene encoding protein CBFA2T2 isoform X1 produces MVGIPGGCQFAGEKRVPVMPGSPVEVKIQSRSSPPNMPPLPPVNPGGPRPVSFTPTALPNGINHSPPTLNGAPSPPQRFSNGPSSSSSSSLTNQQLPATCGARQLSKLKRFLTTLQQFGNDISPEIGEKVRTLVLALVNSTVTIEEFHCKLQEATNFPLRPFVIPFLKANLPLLQRELLHCARAAKQTPSQYLAQHEHILLNTNTTSPADSSELLIEVNGNGKRHSPDRREDSSFEREPLPTEPPAKRVCTISPAPRHSPALTIPLMNPGGQFHPTPPPLQHYTLEDIATSHLYRDPSKMLEHREIRDRHGGLGLNGGYQDELVDHRLTEREWADEWKHLDHALNCIMEMVEKTRRSMAVLRRCQEADREELNYWKRRCSETAEPRKAGSELISRQHSPSSSDSISSDSLREFSNRSGTGYVTEEIWKKAEEAVNEVKRQAMSEVQKAVAEAEQKAFEMIASERARMEQTIADAKRQATEDAFLVINEQEESTESCWNCGRKASETCSGCNIARYCGSFCQHKDWERHHRICGQGLHGQSKPLALPTGRSAATAAKSLDGVPSPALEKTSATTSRSSTPASVTAIDTNGL; encoded by the exons TGCCCAACGGAATAAATCATTCCCCACCAACGCTGAATGGGGCACCATCCCCACCCCAGAGGTTTAGCAAtggtccttcctcctcctcctcctcctcgctgacGAACCAGCAGCTCCCGGCCACGTGCGGTGCCCGGCAGCTCAGCAAGCTGAAGCGCTTCCTCACTACCCTGCAGCAGTTCGGCAATGACATTTCACCAGAGATTGGGGAGAAGGTCCGGACCCTTGTCCTGGCACTAGTG aacTCAACGGTGACAATCGAGGAATTTCACTGCAAGCTCCAAGAGGCGACGAACTTCCCCCTCCGGCCGTTTGTGATTCCCTTTCTGAAG GCCAACCTCCCgctgctgcagagagagctGCTGCACTGTGCCCGGGCTGCCAAGCAGACGCCCTCCCAGTACCTGGCGCAGCACGAGCACATCCTGCTGAACACAAACACCACATCCCCCGCTGACTCCTCCGAGCTGCTGATCGAGGTGAATGGGAATGGGAAGAGGCACAGTCCGGACAG AAGGGAAGACAGCAGCTTTGAGAGGGAGCCGCTGCCGACAGAGCCTCCGGCCAAGAGGGTGTGCACCATCAGCCCTGCACCCCGGCACAGCCCTGCCTTGACAATCCCCCTGATGAATCCCGGGGGGCAgttccaccccaccccaccacccctccAGCACTACACCTTGGAAGATATCGCGACCTCCCACCTCTACAGGGACCCCAGCAAGATGTTGGAGCACAGAGAGATTCGGGACAGGCACGGCGGTCTTG GTTTGAATGGAGGATACCAGGATGAGCTGGTGGACCACCGCTTAACAGAGAGAGAGTGGGCTGACGAGTGGAAGCATCTTGATCAC GCACTGAACTGCATCATGGAGATGGTGGAGAAGACCCGGCGCTCGATGGCCGTGCTGCGGCGCTGTCAGGAGGCCGATCGGGAAGAGCTCAACTACTGGAAGAGGCGGTGCAGCGAGACGGCAGAACCGCGGAAGGCGGGCAGTGAGCTCATCTCcaggcagcacagccccagcagctccgACTCCATCAGCAGCG ATTCATTGCGGGAGTTCAGCAACAGGTCGGGAACAGGATACGTCACTGAAGAGATATGGAAAAAAGCTG aagaagcCGTGAATGAGGTGAAGCGCCAGGCCATGTCGGAGGTGCAGAAAGCGGTGGCAGAAGCCGAGCAGAAGGCATTTGAGATGATTGCCTCCGAGAGGGCTCGGATGGAGCAGACCATCGCAGACGCCAAGCGCCAGGCCACCGAGGATGCTTTCTTAGTGATAAACGAACAGGAGGAGTCTACGGAG AGTTGCTGGAACTGTGGTCGCAAAGCGAGCGAGACATGCAGCGGCTGCAACATCGCCCGGTACTGCGGCTCCTTCTGCCAGCACAAGGACTGGGAGAGGCACCACCGAATCTGTGGCCAAGGCCTGCATGGCCAGAGCAAGCCGCTGGCTCTGCCCACAGGCCGATCGGCAGCCACTGCTGCCAAGAGCCTTGACGGTGTGCCCAGCCCGGCCCTCGAGAAGACTTCGGCGACCACCTCTCGGTCCTCCACCCCGGCATCCGTGACAGCAATAGATACGAACGGACTCTAA
- the CBFA2T2 gene encoding protein CBFA2T2 isoform X2 yields the protein MVGIPGGCQFAGEKRVPVMPGSPVEVKIQSRSSPPNMPPLPPVNPGGPRPVSFTPTALPNGINHSPPTLNGAPSPPQRFSNGPSSSSSSSLTNQQLPATCGARQLSKLKRFLTTLQQFGNDISPEIGEKVRTLVLALVNSTVTIEEFHCKLQEATNFPLRPFVIPFLKANLPLLQRELLHCARAAKQTPSQYLAQHEHILLNTNTTSPADSSELLIEVNGNGKRHSPDRREDSSFEREPLPTEPPAKRVCTISPAPRHSPALTIPLMNPGGQFHPTPPPLQHYTLEDIATSHLYRDPSKMLEHREIRDRHGGLGLNGGYQDELVDHRLTEREWADEWKHLDHALNCIMEMVEKTRRSMAVLRRCQEADREELNYWKRRCSETAEPRKAGSELISRQHSPSSSDSISSDSLREFSNRSGTGYVTEEIWKKAEAVNEVKRQAMSEVQKAVAEAEQKAFEMIASERARMEQTIADAKRQATEDAFLVINEQEESTESCWNCGRKASETCSGCNIARYCGSFCQHKDWERHHRICGQGLHGQSKPLALPTGRSAATAAKSLDGVPSPALEKTSATTSRSSTPASVTAIDTNGL from the exons TGCCCAACGGAATAAATCATTCCCCACCAACGCTGAATGGGGCACCATCCCCACCCCAGAGGTTTAGCAAtggtccttcctcctcctcctcctcctcgctgacGAACCAGCAGCTCCCGGCCACGTGCGGTGCCCGGCAGCTCAGCAAGCTGAAGCGCTTCCTCACTACCCTGCAGCAGTTCGGCAATGACATTTCACCAGAGATTGGGGAGAAGGTCCGGACCCTTGTCCTGGCACTAGTG aacTCAACGGTGACAATCGAGGAATTTCACTGCAAGCTCCAAGAGGCGACGAACTTCCCCCTCCGGCCGTTTGTGATTCCCTTTCTGAAG GCCAACCTCCCgctgctgcagagagagctGCTGCACTGTGCCCGGGCTGCCAAGCAGACGCCCTCCCAGTACCTGGCGCAGCACGAGCACATCCTGCTGAACACAAACACCACATCCCCCGCTGACTCCTCCGAGCTGCTGATCGAGGTGAATGGGAATGGGAAGAGGCACAGTCCGGACAG AAGGGAAGACAGCAGCTTTGAGAGGGAGCCGCTGCCGACAGAGCCTCCGGCCAAGAGGGTGTGCACCATCAGCCCTGCACCCCGGCACAGCCCTGCCTTGACAATCCCCCTGATGAATCCCGGGGGGCAgttccaccccaccccaccacccctccAGCACTACACCTTGGAAGATATCGCGACCTCCCACCTCTACAGGGACCCCAGCAAGATGTTGGAGCACAGAGAGATTCGGGACAGGCACGGCGGTCTTG GTTTGAATGGAGGATACCAGGATGAGCTGGTGGACCACCGCTTAACAGAGAGAGAGTGGGCTGACGAGTGGAAGCATCTTGATCAC GCACTGAACTGCATCATGGAGATGGTGGAGAAGACCCGGCGCTCGATGGCCGTGCTGCGGCGCTGTCAGGAGGCCGATCGGGAAGAGCTCAACTACTGGAAGAGGCGGTGCAGCGAGACGGCAGAACCGCGGAAGGCGGGCAGTGAGCTCATCTCcaggcagcacagccccagcagctccgACTCCATCAGCAGCG ATTCATTGCGGGAGTTCAGCAACAGGTCGGGAACAGGATACGTCACTGAAGAGATATGGAAAAAAGCTG aagcCGTGAATGAGGTGAAGCGCCAGGCCATGTCGGAGGTGCAGAAAGCGGTGGCAGAAGCCGAGCAGAAGGCATTTGAGATGATTGCCTCCGAGAGGGCTCGGATGGAGCAGACCATCGCAGACGCCAAGCGCCAGGCCACCGAGGATGCTTTCTTAGTGATAAACGAACAGGAGGAGTCTACGGAG AGTTGCTGGAACTGTGGTCGCAAAGCGAGCGAGACATGCAGCGGCTGCAACATCGCCCGGTACTGCGGCTCCTTCTGCCAGCACAAGGACTGGGAGAGGCACCACCGAATCTGTGGCCAAGGCCTGCATGGCCAGAGCAAGCCGCTGGCTCTGCCCACAGGCCGATCGGCAGCCACTGCTGCCAAGAGCCTTGACGGTGTGCCCAGCCCGGCCCTCGAGAAGACTTCGGCGACCACCTCTCGGTCCTCCACCCCGGCATCCGTGACAGCAATAGATACGAACGGACTCTAA
- the CBFA2T2 gene encoding protein CBFA2T2 isoform X5 → MPGSPVEVKIQSRSSPPNMPPLPPVNPGGPRPVSFTPTALPNGINHSPPTLNGAPSPPQRFSNGPSSSSSSSLTNQQLPATCGARQLSKLKRFLTTLQQFGNDISPEIGEKVRTLVLALVNSTVTIEEFHCKLQEATNFPLRPFVIPFLKANLPLLQRELLHCARAAKQTPSQYLAQHEHILLNTNTTSPADSSELLIEVNGNGKRHSPDRREDSSFEREPLPTEPPAKRVCTISPAPRHSPALTIPLMNPGGQFHPTPPPLQHYTLEDIATSHLYRDPSKMLEHREIRDRHGGLGLNGGYQDELVDHRLTEREWADEWKHLDHALNCIMEMVEKTRRSMAVLRRCQEADREELNYWKRRCSETAEPRKAGSELISRQHSPSSSDSISSDSLREFSNRSGTGYVTEEIWKKAEEAVNEVKRQAMSEVQKAVAEAEQKAFEMIASERARMEQTIADAKRQATEDAFLVINEQEESTESCWNCGRKASETCSGCNIARYCGSFCQHKDWERHHRICGQGLHGQSKPLALPTGRSAATAAKSLDGVPSPALEKTSATTSRSSTPASVTAIDTNGL, encoded by the exons TGCCCAACGGAATAAATCATTCCCCACCAACGCTGAATGGGGCACCATCCCCACCCCAGAGGTTTAGCAAtggtccttcctcctcctcctcctcctcgctgacGAACCAGCAGCTCCCGGCCACGTGCGGTGCCCGGCAGCTCAGCAAGCTGAAGCGCTTCCTCACTACCCTGCAGCAGTTCGGCAATGACATTTCACCAGAGATTGGGGAGAAGGTCCGGACCCTTGTCCTGGCACTAGTG aacTCAACGGTGACAATCGAGGAATTTCACTGCAAGCTCCAAGAGGCGACGAACTTCCCCCTCCGGCCGTTTGTGATTCCCTTTCTGAAG GCCAACCTCCCgctgctgcagagagagctGCTGCACTGTGCCCGGGCTGCCAAGCAGACGCCCTCCCAGTACCTGGCGCAGCACGAGCACATCCTGCTGAACACAAACACCACATCCCCCGCTGACTCCTCCGAGCTGCTGATCGAGGTGAATGGGAATGGGAAGAGGCACAGTCCGGACAG AAGGGAAGACAGCAGCTTTGAGAGGGAGCCGCTGCCGACAGAGCCTCCGGCCAAGAGGGTGTGCACCATCAGCCCTGCACCCCGGCACAGCCCTGCCTTGACAATCCCCCTGATGAATCCCGGGGGGCAgttccaccccaccccaccacccctccAGCACTACACCTTGGAAGATATCGCGACCTCCCACCTCTACAGGGACCCCAGCAAGATGTTGGAGCACAGAGAGATTCGGGACAGGCACGGCGGTCTTG GTTTGAATGGAGGATACCAGGATGAGCTGGTGGACCACCGCTTAACAGAGAGAGAGTGGGCTGACGAGTGGAAGCATCTTGATCAC GCACTGAACTGCATCATGGAGATGGTGGAGAAGACCCGGCGCTCGATGGCCGTGCTGCGGCGCTGTCAGGAGGCCGATCGGGAAGAGCTCAACTACTGGAAGAGGCGGTGCAGCGAGACGGCAGAACCGCGGAAGGCGGGCAGTGAGCTCATCTCcaggcagcacagccccagcagctccgACTCCATCAGCAGCG ATTCATTGCGGGAGTTCAGCAACAGGTCGGGAACAGGATACGTCACTGAAGAGATATGGAAAAAAGCTG aagaagcCGTGAATGAGGTGAAGCGCCAGGCCATGTCGGAGGTGCAGAAAGCGGTGGCAGAAGCCGAGCAGAAGGCATTTGAGATGATTGCCTCCGAGAGGGCTCGGATGGAGCAGACCATCGCAGACGCCAAGCGCCAGGCCACCGAGGATGCTTTCTTAGTGATAAACGAACAGGAGGAGTCTACGGAG AGTTGCTGGAACTGTGGTCGCAAAGCGAGCGAGACATGCAGCGGCTGCAACATCGCCCGGTACTGCGGCTCCTTCTGCCAGCACAAGGACTGGGAGAGGCACCACCGAATCTGTGGCCAAGGCCTGCATGGCCAGAGCAAGCCGCTGGCTCTGCCCACAGGCCGATCGGCAGCCACTGCTGCCAAGAGCCTTGACGGTGTGCCCAGCCCGGCCCTCGAGAAGACTTCGGCGACCACCTCTCGGTCCTCCACCCCGGCATCCGTGACAGCAATAGATACGAACGGACTCTAA
- the ACTL10 gene encoding actin-like protein 10 yields the protein MPKPAVIIDNGSSFTRAGFAGQKKPKFVLRTMLLPPCSAGTMWETQRHPTTAESTTAFTVAPRTYPLKHGIIEDWDSMENLWNHLFFCGLKALPEEQPVLMADSPSCPSTNREKVAEVLFESFGVPALHMANTGFLSLCAYGRVTGLAVEAGAGVSHATSICLGQTWREATYCLGVAGGFLSNYLHSLLMESPNNPSVLKALKKKTVIQLKKQCCYVSMDYEGDLYDRGFHHPARFQVPDGQWITLDKERFCCPEPLFQPKLVHQSSPGLHHLALQSLQKVPDHARRDTVGNIVLSGGSSMFPGFPERMCLELNALFHGTGCQIQVLASPERGIAAWAGGSMAASLTSFQHAWMAKGEYQEHGAEYVHKMFQ from the coding sequence ATGCCAAAGCCTGCAGTCATCATAGACAACGGCAGCAGCTTCACCCGGGCAGGCTTTGCAGGCCAGAAGAAGCCCAAGTTTGTGCTAAGGACCATGTTGCTGCCTCCGTGCAGTGCGGGCACAATGTGGGAGACCCAGCGGCATCCCACTACCGCTGAAAGCACAACAGCCTTCACCGTAGCACCCAGGACTTACCCACTCAAGCACGGCATCATTGAGGACTGGGACAGCATGGAAAACCTGTGGAACCACCTCTTCTTCTGTGGCCTGAAAGCTCTCCCAGAGGAACAGCCAGTCCTCATGGCTGACTCCCCATCTTGCCCCTCCACCAACAGGGAAAAGGTGGCAGAGGTGCTTTTCGAGAGCTTCGGGGTGCCAGCCCTGCACATGGCTAACACTGGGTTCCTCTCCCTCTGCGCCTATGGCAGAGTCACCGGTCTGGCCGTGGAGGCTGGGGCAGGAGTGTCCCATGCCACCTCCATCTGCCTGGGCCAGACCTGGAGAGAGGCTACCTACTGCCTTGGGGTGGCTGGTGGCTTCCTCTCCAACTACCTGCACAGCCTGCTGATGGAGAGCCCCAACAACCCCTCAGTGCTGAAGGCCTTGAAGAAGAAGACAGtgatccagctgaaaaagcAATGCTGCTATGTCTCCATGGACTATGAAGGAGACCTCTACGACCGAGGTTTCCATCATCCAGCCAGATTTCAGGTCCCTGATGGCCAGTGGATAACCCTGGACAAGGAACGGTTCTGCTGCCCGGAGCCGCTCTTCCAACCGAAGCTAGTCCACCAAAGCTCCCCAGGGCTCCATCACTTGGCCTTGCAGAGCCTCCAGAAGGTACCCGACCATGCCAGGAGGGACACGGTGGGTAACATCGTGTTGTCAGGGGGCTCCTCAATGTTTCCTGGTTTTCCCGAGAGGATGTGCTTAGAGTTGAATGCCCTGTTCCACGGCACAGGCTGCCAGATTCAGGTCCTGGCAAGCCCAGAGAGGGGCATAGCAGCCTGGGCAGGGGGCTCGATGGCAGCGTCGCTCACGTCCTTCCAGCATGCGTGGATGGCAAAGGGCGAGTACCAGGAGCATGGTGCTGAGTACGTGCACAAGATGTTCCAGTAG
- the CBFA2T2 gene encoding protein CBFA2T2 isoform X4 → MCRVAGEKRVPVMPGSPVEVKIQSRSSPPNMPPLPPVNPGGPRPVSFTPTALPNGINHSPPTLNGAPSPPQRFSNGPSSSSSSSLTNQQLPATCGARQLSKLKRFLTTLQQFGNDISPEIGEKVRTLVLALVNSTVTIEEFHCKLQEATNFPLRPFVIPFLKANLPLLQRELLHCARAAKQTPSQYLAQHEHILLNTNTTSPADSSELLIEVNGNGKRHSPDRREDSSFEREPLPTEPPAKRVCTISPAPRHSPALTIPLMNPGGQFHPTPPPLQHYTLEDIATSHLYRDPSKMLEHREIRDRHGGLGLNGGYQDELVDHRLTEREWADEWKHLDHALNCIMEMVEKTRRSMAVLRRCQEADREELNYWKRRCSETAEPRKAGSELISRQHSPSSSDSISSDSLREFSNRSGTGYVTEEIWKKAEEAVNEVKRQAMSEVQKAVAEAEQKAFEMIASERARMEQTIADAKRQATEDAFLVINEQEESTESCWNCGRKASETCSGCNIARYCGSFCQHKDWERHHRICGQGLHGQSKPLALPTGRSAATAAKSLDGVPSPALEKTSATTSRSSTPASVTAIDTNGL, encoded by the exons TGCCCAACGGAATAAATCATTCCCCACCAACGCTGAATGGGGCACCATCCCCACCCCAGAGGTTTAGCAAtggtccttcctcctcctcctcctcctcgctgacGAACCAGCAGCTCCCGGCCACGTGCGGTGCCCGGCAGCTCAGCAAGCTGAAGCGCTTCCTCACTACCCTGCAGCAGTTCGGCAATGACATTTCACCAGAGATTGGGGAGAAGGTCCGGACCCTTGTCCTGGCACTAGTG aacTCAACGGTGACAATCGAGGAATTTCACTGCAAGCTCCAAGAGGCGACGAACTTCCCCCTCCGGCCGTTTGTGATTCCCTTTCTGAAG GCCAACCTCCCgctgctgcagagagagctGCTGCACTGTGCCCGGGCTGCCAAGCAGACGCCCTCCCAGTACCTGGCGCAGCACGAGCACATCCTGCTGAACACAAACACCACATCCCCCGCTGACTCCTCCGAGCTGCTGATCGAGGTGAATGGGAATGGGAAGAGGCACAGTCCGGACAG AAGGGAAGACAGCAGCTTTGAGAGGGAGCCGCTGCCGACAGAGCCTCCGGCCAAGAGGGTGTGCACCATCAGCCCTGCACCCCGGCACAGCCCTGCCTTGACAATCCCCCTGATGAATCCCGGGGGGCAgttccaccccaccccaccacccctccAGCACTACACCTTGGAAGATATCGCGACCTCCCACCTCTACAGGGACCCCAGCAAGATGTTGGAGCACAGAGAGATTCGGGACAGGCACGGCGGTCTTG GTTTGAATGGAGGATACCAGGATGAGCTGGTGGACCACCGCTTAACAGAGAGAGAGTGGGCTGACGAGTGGAAGCATCTTGATCAC GCACTGAACTGCATCATGGAGATGGTGGAGAAGACCCGGCGCTCGATGGCCGTGCTGCGGCGCTGTCAGGAGGCCGATCGGGAAGAGCTCAACTACTGGAAGAGGCGGTGCAGCGAGACGGCAGAACCGCGGAAGGCGGGCAGTGAGCTCATCTCcaggcagcacagccccagcagctccgACTCCATCAGCAGCG ATTCATTGCGGGAGTTCAGCAACAGGTCGGGAACAGGATACGTCACTGAAGAGATATGGAAAAAAGCTG aagaagcCGTGAATGAGGTGAAGCGCCAGGCCATGTCGGAGGTGCAGAAAGCGGTGGCAGAAGCCGAGCAGAAGGCATTTGAGATGATTGCCTCCGAGAGGGCTCGGATGGAGCAGACCATCGCAGACGCCAAGCGCCAGGCCACCGAGGATGCTTTCTTAGTGATAAACGAACAGGAGGAGTCTACGGAG AGTTGCTGGAACTGTGGTCGCAAAGCGAGCGAGACATGCAGCGGCTGCAACATCGCCCGGTACTGCGGCTCCTTCTGCCAGCACAAGGACTGGGAGAGGCACCACCGAATCTGTGGCCAAGGCCTGCATGGCCAGAGCAAGCCGCTGGCTCTGCCCACAGGCCGATCGGCAGCCACTGCTGCCAAGAGCCTTGACGGTGTGCCCAGCCCGGCCCTCGAGAAGACTTCGGCGACCACCTCTCGGTCCTCCACCCCGGCATCCGTGACAGCAATAGATACGAACGGACTCTAA
- the CBFA2T2 gene encoding protein CBFA2T2 isoform X3, which translates to MEIAEVAGEKRVPVMPGSPVEVKIQSRSSPPNMPPLPPVNPGGPRPVSFTPTALPNGINHSPPTLNGAPSPPQRFSNGPSSSSSSSLTNQQLPATCGARQLSKLKRFLTTLQQFGNDISPEIGEKVRTLVLALVNSTVTIEEFHCKLQEATNFPLRPFVIPFLKANLPLLQRELLHCARAAKQTPSQYLAQHEHILLNTNTTSPADSSELLIEVNGNGKRHSPDRREDSSFEREPLPTEPPAKRVCTISPAPRHSPALTIPLMNPGGQFHPTPPPLQHYTLEDIATSHLYRDPSKMLEHREIRDRHGGLGLNGGYQDELVDHRLTEREWADEWKHLDHALNCIMEMVEKTRRSMAVLRRCQEADREELNYWKRRCSETAEPRKAGSELISRQHSPSSSDSISSDSLREFSNRSGTGYVTEEIWKKAEEAVNEVKRQAMSEVQKAVAEAEQKAFEMIASERARMEQTIADAKRQATEDAFLVINEQEESTESCWNCGRKASETCSGCNIARYCGSFCQHKDWERHHRICGQGLHGQSKPLALPTGRSAATAAKSLDGVPSPALEKTSATTSRSSTPASVTAIDTNGL; encoded by the exons TGCCCAACGGAATAAATCATTCCCCACCAACGCTGAATGGGGCACCATCCCCACCCCAGAGGTTTAGCAAtggtccttcctcctcctcctcctcctcgctgacGAACCAGCAGCTCCCGGCCACGTGCGGTGCCCGGCAGCTCAGCAAGCTGAAGCGCTTCCTCACTACCCTGCAGCAGTTCGGCAATGACATTTCACCAGAGATTGGGGAGAAGGTCCGGACCCTTGTCCTGGCACTAGTG aacTCAACGGTGACAATCGAGGAATTTCACTGCAAGCTCCAAGAGGCGACGAACTTCCCCCTCCGGCCGTTTGTGATTCCCTTTCTGAAG GCCAACCTCCCgctgctgcagagagagctGCTGCACTGTGCCCGGGCTGCCAAGCAGACGCCCTCCCAGTACCTGGCGCAGCACGAGCACATCCTGCTGAACACAAACACCACATCCCCCGCTGACTCCTCCGAGCTGCTGATCGAGGTGAATGGGAATGGGAAGAGGCACAGTCCGGACAG AAGGGAAGACAGCAGCTTTGAGAGGGAGCCGCTGCCGACAGAGCCTCCGGCCAAGAGGGTGTGCACCATCAGCCCTGCACCCCGGCACAGCCCTGCCTTGACAATCCCCCTGATGAATCCCGGGGGGCAgttccaccccaccccaccacccctccAGCACTACACCTTGGAAGATATCGCGACCTCCCACCTCTACAGGGACCCCAGCAAGATGTTGGAGCACAGAGAGATTCGGGACAGGCACGGCGGTCTTG GTTTGAATGGAGGATACCAGGATGAGCTGGTGGACCACCGCTTAACAGAGAGAGAGTGGGCTGACGAGTGGAAGCATCTTGATCAC GCACTGAACTGCATCATGGAGATGGTGGAGAAGACCCGGCGCTCGATGGCCGTGCTGCGGCGCTGTCAGGAGGCCGATCGGGAAGAGCTCAACTACTGGAAGAGGCGGTGCAGCGAGACGGCAGAACCGCGGAAGGCGGGCAGTGAGCTCATCTCcaggcagcacagccccagcagctccgACTCCATCAGCAGCG ATTCATTGCGGGAGTTCAGCAACAGGTCGGGAACAGGATACGTCACTGAAGAGATATGGAAAAAAGCTG aagaagcCGTGAATGAGGTGAAGCGCCAGGCCATGTCGGAGGTGCAGAAAGCGGTGGCAGAAGCCGAGCAGAAGGCATTTGAGATGATTGCCTCCGAGAGGGCTCGGATGGAGCAGACCATCGCAGACGCCAAGCGCCAGGCCACCGAGGATGCTTTCTTAGTGATAAACGAACAGGAGGAGTCTACGGAG AGTTGCTGGAACTGTGGTCGCAAAGCGAGCGAGACATGCAGCGGCTGCAACATCGCCCGGTACTGCGGCTCCTTCTGCCAGCACAAGGACTGGGAGAGGCACCACCGAATCTGTGGCCAAGGCCTGCATGGCCAGAGCAAGCCGCTGGCTCTGCCCACAGGCCGATCGGCAGCCACTGCTGCCAAGAGCCTTGACGGTGTGCCCAGCCCGGCCCTCGAGAAGACTTCGGCGACCACCTCTCGGTCCTCCACCCCGGCATCCGTGACAGCAATAGATACGAACGGACTCTAA